From the genome of Homo sapiens chromosome 6 genomic scaffold, GRCh38.p14 alternate locus group ALT_REF_LOCI_3 HSCHR6_MHC_DBB_CTG1:
TTTTCTTCCCCTAGTAGCCTGATATGTGGGCTCAGAAGTGACAGGCTGGTCTGTGGAGGTGGAAGGCTGGAGCTCAGGGGCTGTGGGGACAACTGGTTCAGGGGTCTTGACAGAGGATCTATTTTTTCTTCCCCTAGTAGCCTGAGAGGTGGGTTCAGAGGTGACAGGTCGGTCGGTGGAGGTGGAAGGCTGGAGCTCAAGGGCTGTGGGCACAACTGTTTCAGGGGTCTTGACAGAGGATCTACTTTTTCTTCCCCTAGTAACCTGAGATGTGGGCTCAGAGGTGACAGGCTGGTCTGTGGAGGTGGAAGGCTGGAGCTCAGGGGCTGTGGGGACAACTGGTTCAGGGGTCTTGACAGAGGACCTATTTGTCCTGCTCCTAGTGGCCTGAGATGTGGGCTTGGGAGTGACTGGCTGGGCTGTGGAGGTGGAAGGGTGGGGCTCAGGGGCAGCAGAGGTAGCTGGAAAGGGTGTCATTCTGGAGGACTTCCGAGTTCTAATTTTAGGCTTTGGGTGGAAAGGCTCCAGCTCTGAGGACAAGGGAGCCTCTGGAGCTTCCTGACTCCCATCTTGCCTGGTCTTACGAACGGTTGGCTTGATAGAAGGTAAAAGGGGAGAAAGAAGGGGCGGAGGTGCAAGATGTTTCTGGCTCTGAGAGTTAAGGGGCttttggggtggggctggggcttcAGGTACTGTAGGAGGCAGACAAGCATCTGGAGATTCCTGATCGCCCTAGGGAGAAACAGAAGCAAGTGagggggaggaggtggagaaaagagATAGAACTTGGATACTGTTCTTGATACTTGTTTATGGTTAGATAGGCTTACCAGATTtccaccgggcgtggtggctcacggctataatcccagcactttgggaggccgaggcgggcggatcacgaggtcaggagttcaagaccagcctggccaacatagtgaaaccccgtctctactaaaaatacaaaaaaaaaggccaggcatggtggctgatgcctgtaatcccagcactttgggaggccgaggcgggtggatcacaaggtcaggaaaccgagaccatcctggctaacacggtgaaaccccgtctctactaaaaaatacaaaaaattagccgggcgtggtggcgggcgcctgtagtcccagctacttggaaggctgaggcaggagaatggcgtgaactcgggaggcggagcttgcagtgagccgagatggtgccactgcactccagcctgggggacagagcaagactctgtctaaaaaaaaaaaaaaaaaaaaaaaaattagctaggtgtgttggcaggcgcctagtagtcccagctacctgggaggctgagggaggagagtcgcttgaacccgggaggcagaggttgcagtgagccaagatcgcgccactgcactccagcctgggtgacagagtgagactgtctcaaaaaaaacaaaaaaatacacaaaaattagccgggtgacatgcgcctgtagtcccagctacttgggaggctgcggcaggaaaattgtttgaacccaagagacggaggttacagtaagctgagatcacgccactgcacactccagcctgggtgacagagacagactctgtctcaaaaaagaacaaaaacaaaaaatatgctcACTGGATTTTCCTTTCTGTCTATGATCTCTCCTCCATTAGACTGGGATCTACCTGGGAAGCTACCTTTTTCCCACAGACCTGTCTCCATAATGCTACTATAGTGTTCTCCACACGTGGATGATGGTAAGGAAAAGGATGGCTGgggcaaagaaagaagaaacacgAAGGGTCTTTCTTTTGAGTCAGGTAGGAGATACAACTTAGGAAACAGATATGGAAAACAACGGGTGCCGAGGATAAAGGAATAGAAGCCAATCAAGGCGtgacaaaaatggaagaaaactgaaTAATGAGAAAGGAATAGATTAAAGTGAGGCTAGGTGAAAGAGCATTGGAGAAGATATAGAGATGACTTGTGGAATAGGAGGTAGAAAAAGTAGCTCTCACCCTGGAAACCTTCTCAGCAGCTCTGATCCTGGAAGCCTTCTCAGCAGGTGGCATCTTGCAATTCAGGAGGCCTAGACAGAAAGTAAACACAAAGGTGGCTGAGTTCCAAGCAGCTGGTTGCCCAGGGGTTGATTATCACGAGGCCTGTGTATCACCTTGGGTTCCCCTCTGCCTTCACTTACCTTTCTGATGCCTCCTGGGGCTCACTGGGGATCCCCTTCCACCTGACTGGCTCCCAGAAGGTACGGGGGCTGAGGTAGGTCCCGGAAggtcccccgcccccaccccaggctCTGGTGTTGGGCTGGAGGCCTGCCCTTTCTGGTCCTGGCTCCCTCCCTCTGGCTCCCCTCTCTGTGTATCTCTCTCCAGGATCACTTTGGGCACCTTCTCTTCTAACTCGGCTGGATCGCACTCTCTGTTTGCTACTGGTCTCTCTACTTCTCTCTCAAATGCTTTGCTTGGAAGGGTCTGCTTCTGTACTTGTTTCTCTTGTATTTCCTCAGATGTCTCAATTTCTACCTTCAAACTCTCCCTATCTCTTTCAGGACTTGCACTTTCCCCATTTTTGTCAGATTCTTGTCTCTGGGTGTCTCTAGCTAACAACTGTTTTTGTTCTCTGTCCTGTTTCCCCTTGGTTAATTCTTCCTCTCCTGTCACATCTGTCTGTCTTTCTGGTAGCAgtttctcagtttctctctccaaTGGCCCTCTCTCAGGGCCCACCCTCTCTGCTGTTTCTTTTGGTATACCCATGACTTTATCCACAGTCTGCCTCCCTCTGCCTTGAATCCCCATTGGCTCTGTGTGAACTGGGCTCTCTGGATGTTGGTCTCCTGGTATTGCCCTAGGTGGAGACAGGCAAGGTCCATAGGCCTCAAGGTGCGTGTCAAAAGGCTGGGTCTCAGAGTCCTCAGACTCTCTCAGACAGAATGGCTGTGTAGCCAGGACCTCCCATGGTTCATCTAGGGTAcctggaaggggaggaaggaagagagagagagggagagggagagaaaagagggagaggaagagggaaagggaagTACAGGTTGACATAATAAATATGATGAGAAAGGATTTAGATAAACTCATGAATAATAAATCTGAACAGGTTATTAAAGGTAAGCTGGGAATAAGGGTGGTAGTTATAACATTTAACGTTTGTCTCAAAAAGGTCATAGccttaggcgggcatggtggctcagacatgtaatcccaggactttgggaggccaagacatgaggattgcttgaggccaggagtttgagactagcctggacaacatggcaaaaccccatctctacaaaaaatacaaaaaaattaggtgtggggACGGGGACCTGTagtcctgtagtctcagctacccgggaggctgaggtaggagaactacttgaaccccAAAGgtcaagactgtagtgagctgtgatcataccactgcacttcagcctgagtgacagagactctgtctcaaaaaaaaaaaaaaaaaaaaacccaagagaaaaagaaaaacatcatagCCTAATATGAGTTCCCTGAATAGTCTCtcatcataccactgcattccagcctgagtgacagagaccctgtctcaaaaaaagaaagaaagaaagaaagaaagaaaaacatcatagCCTAATAAGAGAGTTCCCTgaatagtctctctctctcaagacagtttcactctgtcacccaggctggagtgcagtggcatgatgttggctcactgcaactcccaactgctgggctcaggagatcctcccacctcagcctcccaagtagctgggactacggcatGTGCCAaagtgcccggctaattttttgtatttgttgtagagatggggtttggtcttgaactcttagactcaagtgatccacccacattggtctcccaaagtgctgggattacaggtgtgagccaccatgcttggctggaatttccttctttttaaaggctgaatagtattccactgtgtatatataccacattttcttttttcttcattgacacataataattgtacatatttatggggtacctgtGCTATTTTGACTCATGCATACAATGTACAATGATAAAACCAAGATAATTGGGATATCCactatctcaaacatttatcatttctttgtcttgGAAACATATCaaatctcttctagctattttgaaatacacaataaattattaactatagtaacACTACTGTGGAactgaacactagaacttattcattcAATCTGACTGgatttttgtattcattaaccaaCCTCTTTATGCATTCTGTCCCTCTACCCTTCCTAGcctttggtaaccaccattctactctctacttccatgagatccatgtttttagctcccacatgagtgagcatacaatatttgcctttctgtgctgacttatttcacttaacataatgtcctcagggttcatccatgttgctgcagatgacaggatttcattctcttCTGTTGCTGAATACtgttccactgtgtatatatacacattttcttttttttttagattgagtcttgctctgtcacccagtttggagtgcagtggcatgacctcagctcactgcaacctctgcgtcttaggcagcaatcctcccatcttagcctcccgagtagctaagactacaggtgcatgccaccatgcccagctaaattttgtattttgagccactgcacccagcctatatacacattttctttttttttattattagagatgaagtctcactctgttgcccatgttggagtgcagtggtgtgaccttggctcactgcaacctctgcctccggggttcaaatgagtctcctgcttcagtctcccgagtagctgggactacaggcacctgccaccatgcccagctaatttttgtatttttagtagagacagggtttcaccatgttggccaggctggtctcaaactcctgacctcatgtgatccacccacttcggcttcccaaagtgctgggattacaggcatgaggcactgtgcccggcctacattttcttttctttcgtttttttgagacagagtttcactcttgttgcccaggccagagtgcgatggcacaatctcagctcactgcaacctctgcctcctgggttcaagggattctcctgactcagtctcctgagtagctgggattacaggcatgcaccaccacacccggctaattttgtatttttagtagagacggggtttctccatgttggtcaggctggtctcaagctcccgatctcaggtgatctgcctgccttggcctcccaaagtgttgggattagaggtgtgagccactgtgcccgaccccggcctacattttctttatccattcatctgttgatggacatttagtttgaTTTCATATCtgcctattgtgaacagtgctgcaatagtgtgtgtgtgttttttttaagagacattgggggtgggggttgagGGATGGGctattgcccagactgggctcaactgatcttcccatcctggcctcccatgtaactgggactacaggtgctcactactatgctgggctaattttttcatttttgtggagaccaggtctctctctgttgcccaggccagtcccTAAATATTTTCAACCTGCAGCTGGTTGAATTCACGGACGCAAACTCGCATACACAGAGGGCTCACTGTAATCAGAGTATGAAAGAAACATGTAGGAAGGCAAATCAAGAAAGAacgcaggccgggcgcagtggcttacgcctgcaattccagcattttgggaggccgaggcaggcggatcacttgaggtcgggagtttgtgaccagcctggccaacatggtgaaaccctgtctctactaaacatacaaaaaattagccaggcatggtcatggacagctgtaatcccagctacctgggaagctgaaggaagagaaaccgcctgggaggcggaggttacagtgagccgagactgcaccactgtaatccagcctgagtgacagaggaaaaaaaagagaatgcagaATTGGGGACACAGAGGAGGGAAGAGTTTCTTATACCTGTTGTCTGGAAGCTGCAATGGGAAGGGCCAAGCTCTTGGGGTGGAGTCAACATGAAGGCCTGGGTAGGTTCATCCTCCATGCTCTGGACTGCTGTACAGGAAAAGATGGCCTAAGTTCATCTCCTCCATACTACTGTAGGGTTCCATTCCTGGTCTCCTACCCTACCCATACTAGCCTTTACCCTTCAAGGACCACCAGTCTAATCTCCCAGCTCCCACTGGTACAGGATTCAAATAACACAGAAGTCCTCACCTTCCAGGCCCTGATTCTCCAGAAAGCACTGGGTAGCTTGTAGGTCCAGATCTTCAGAATCTGGTCGGGGAGGAATATAAgacagtttaaaacaaaaatcataccTGACACTAAACTCCTTAAATAATCTCTACCTttctctccccaaccccagctgTTAGAACCCTGGTTGATTTCAGAGGTCAAGGAAGGAAGGCCAGCACTTACCACCATAGTTGTCTTCAGAGTCCTTGGTCCCACCCACATGttgttctctctcccttcctgtgGGGACCTGGGCTCCCTCTCTCTGTGGCTGGGTGGATTCCCCTAGAGTGTCTGTGTCCACCACCAGATCTGTGAGGTTCTCTCTTGAGATAGGGAGGTCCTGCTCCACTTGTGCCACAGGTGGCCCACCCTGGGCCCCCACCTCATGAGCTCTCTCCTGCTTAAGAACAGCTGCAGCCCACTCTGCCCCAGCATCCCCTTCTGCTGGAAGCTGGCTCTTTCTTACATCTGCAACTACTGAGGCTGTTAGGGAGGTGCCCTCCTCTGCATCTGTTTCACAGTCCCCATGCAGAGGCCAGGCTTCCTCTAGAGATACCACAAGCAGCTTTGCTGGTCCCCCAACTGCTTTCACATCTGTTTGATTTGTCCCCTCCACAGACACCTGATGCTTCTTTATATGTATAATGGCTGACCCTGGCGGGACTTCCTTCTCCACTTGTGTGTTGATGTCCACTGTGGTGGAGGCTTGGCTTCTCTCCAGGTGGATCCCAGGTGAGCTCTTATCTGCTTCCACACTGTCATCACTGTCCCCAAAAGGAGGTTGGTCCTTTTCTGAATGTGCTCTAACAAGGGCTCTAATCTTTGTGTGATCCTTGAGGACAGCTTCTCTATTTTCCACTGGGAGCTCTTCCTCCTCCACGTCTGTGTCACTGTCTCTCTCAGTGGTGGTTTGGCTTCGCTGCAGAAGGACCACACGTTGGGGCATGTCCTCTTCTGCATCTCTGTTCCATATAGCAGGCTGGCTCTCTTTCAGATGTGCCAAAGTCAGCGCTGCTGAGACTTCTTCCTCGTCATCTGTATCGCTGTTGATAACCATGGAAGCTTGGCTTTTCTCCAGAGGGACAGCCTGTGGGGCCTTGCCTTCTTCCACATCTGTATCACTACCAGCCTGGCTCTCCTGCAgatgggccaggcctggtgctcCAGGACCCCTTGTACCTACTCCATGGAAGATCTTCCTCTTCTTCATAGGAATGACAACTGGGGTTGCTGGGATCCTCTCTTCTTCCGCATCAGTGTCGCTGTCGATGAAGCCAAAAGGCTGAGCCCTTTCCAAATGGACCTCAGCTGGCCTTCCAGGAGGCCTGCTGTCATCATCCACATCTGTGTCACTGTCCTCTCCAGGAGGTTGGCTCCTCTCCAGAATCACCCCAGCTGGAACCACCCCATTCCCTGCACCCCTCTTGACTTTTGTATCATTGTCCCTCTCCTTCACTAAAGGCTGATCCTTTTCAAGCTGGATTTCAGTTACAACTTCAGCTTCAGACTGCTTTGCCTCTACAGTGGCACCTCTTCTGGCAGCTGAGGAGGCCTCCTCTGTGGCTGGTTGCTGACCTTCTTCCACATCTGTGTCACTGTTCAAATTGAAGGCAAAAGGCGGCCCAAGGCCGCCCAGGACCGGGGAATGCCCCTCTTCATCACtgtgaagggaagaaaagagagtcTATAGAATTTATTTCCCTGGAAGGGATACCCCAACTcaactgtgagctccttgaggggaGACACAAGGTAGcatatttcttcttctgtttccAATTTGTTTTCCACTTGGCACATCAGATGTGCTCCATAAAAATTCAGCTGAGTGAATGAATATGTATGGTTCCCCAGCCCCAACTCTCATGATAATCATCTCTTTTAGAGATTGATCCTCCAGCCCCTGGTTCTTCCTCATTTTGAAGACTCAGGTGTCTGACTCTTTGGCACTCACCTCTCTGGAACTATCACAGAGGAAGATGTGGTCCTTGATTTTTTTACCATACGcctttcagaaagaaaatctgtCAAGAACAGAAAGGAATGAGTTGACAATTGTACACTCATTATTCCTGTCTCCTCATTCTCCCTGCCAATATACAAACTTACCTACTTCCTCCTCCGAGTCCTCAGCCAACAGAAGCCTCTGGGGTTGAGTTTCTCCCTGTACTCTGGGTGTCTCTTCTACTGTCAGAGGGCCCCGGGAGACAAAGGGCAGAGAGACATCCAGGCGATGGTACTGGCAGAGCAAGTCAGCAAAGAGAATCAATTCCTGGTCCCTCAGACGGTGACTCACCCCAGGGCTCAAAACCTTAGGAGGTCTCAGGATTTGAGTACCATTAAGGCTCCCACAGTCTCGGAGGATAGGTGCCTTGTCCCAGGCTAAGATTTCAATCTCTGCATGTTGTTTGGAGATAGATGGAAAGGGCAGGGCCACAGAGCAGTCAGGCATTCGGCCTACCACATTCTTCCCGAGGTGTAGTGGGAAATCTAAGAATTAGAGAGGTAGATAAGCTCCAAGATCAGAGTCCTGGCCTGTCATTAGGAAAAAGTGCCTATTAGGTACTCTACTACTCACTCAAGGCCTCCATatgcattagaaaaataaaaggcccTAGGACATCTAGGCACTGAAAGAGTATATGCGATACCCCATCCATCCACAATGGATGTTTTTTTACtgttataaaatacacataacacaaaatgTATCACCTTaataattttaagtgtatagttcagtggcattaagtgcattcacactgttgtgcaatcatcactaccatccatctccagagcaCACAATtggattttatttgattttttttttttttttgagacagggtctcattctgtcacccaggctagaatgcagtgtcatgatcatagaTCAGTGcaatcttgaactcttgggttcaagtgatcatctggctcagcctcccaagtaggtgggactgcagatgtgaaatgaaccaccacacctggctaatttttaaatttttcgtagagacagggttttgctatgctacccaggctggtctctaactcctagtctcaagtgatccttctgccttggcctctcaaagcacgggaattacaggtgtgagtcactgcacccagcttcatttcaatctcttaattttcttttatcaaagTAAAATCACTTCCAGTGAGTCCAGGGTAGTAGTCTGCAACTATCAACTCAATCGGCCCCATCTCTTccattcatgaaaaaaaaaaattcacatctcATTGAAACATACATAAGCTTCTTGCAACCCTCCAAATACcttaccacaaaaataaaagatctatATCAATACTTGAACATCCAATACCCTCTGACCTTTTTCTGGTCCATGGGCACCACTAAAGATATGTAGCCGCCCTACTGGCTCCACGTTACACCTCAAGGATTCACTGGATTgctctgtctcctcctcttcttcaacATCCCAGTCAATAGCCTGGGTGTCCTCCATGATCTGGGAAGGATACACATTATCAATTATCCTCATTATTGGTTCACACAAACAGCATCAGAGTTATCAGACTGAAAACTAGGGGGTAAACTGGATCATTATGAACGTTGATGCTTCTCTTTCCACCAATCTTTCTGTTGTTAACCTTCTGAagcacttaaaacatttttttcttttttgtgatggagtctcgttctgctccccaggctggcatgcagtggtaagatcttggg
Proteins encoded in this window:
- the MDC1 gene encoding mediator of DNA damage checkpoint protein 1 isoform X6 gives rise to the protein MGHPTFPTCQQFPSRVAYFQIMEDTQAIDWDVEEEEETEQSSESLRCNVEPVGRLHIFSGAHGPEKDFPLHLGKNVVGRMPDCSVALPFPSISKQHAEIEILAWDKAPILRDCGSLNGTQILRPPKVLSPGVSHRLRDQELILFADLLCQYHRLDVSLPFVSRGPLTVEETPRVQGETQPQRLLLAEDSEEEVDFLSERRMVKKSRTTSSSVIVPESDEEGHSPVLGGLGPPFAFNLNSDTDVEEGQQPATEEASSAARRGATVEAKQSEAEVVTEIQLEKDQPLVKERDNDTKVKRGAGNGVVPAGVILERSQPPGEDSDTDVDDDSRPPGRPAEVHLERAQPFGFIDSDTDAEEERIPATPVVIPMKKRKIFHGVGTRGPGAPGLAHLQESQAGSDTDVEEGKAPQAVPLEKSQASMVINSDTDDEEEVSAALTLAHLKESQPAIWNRDAEEDMPQRVVLLQRSQTTTERDSDTDVEEEELPVENREAVLKDHTKIRALVRAHSEKDQPPFGDSDDSVEADKSSPGIHLERSQASTTVDINTQVEKEVPPGSAIIHIKKHQVSVEGTNQTDVKAVGGPAKLLVVSLEEAWPLHGDCETDAEEGTSLTASVVADVRKSQLPAEGDAGAEWAAAVLKQERAHEVGAQGGPPVAQVEQDLPISRENLTDLVVDTDTLGESTQPQREGAQVPTGREREQHVGGTKDSEDNYGDSEDLDLQATQCFLENQGLEVQSMEDEPTQAFMLTPPQELGPSHCSFQTTGTLDEPWEVLATQPFCLRESEDSETQPFDTHLEAYGPCLSPPRAIPGDQHPESPVHTEPMGIQGRGRQTVDKVMGLLNCKMPPAEKASRIRAAEKVSRGDQESPDACLPPTVPEAPAPPQKPLNSQSQKHLAPPPLLSPLLPSIKPTVRKTRQDGSQEAPEAPLSSELEPFHPKPKIRTRKSSRMTPFPATSAAPEPHPSTSTAQPVTPKPTSQATRSRTNRSSVKTPEPVVPTAPELQPSTSTDQPVTSEPTSQVTRGRKSRSSVKTPETVVPTALELQPSTSTDRPVTSEPTSQATRGRKNRSSVKTPEPVVPTAPELQPSTSTDQPVTSEPTYQATRGRKNRSSVKTPEPVVPTAPELRPSTSTDRPVTPKPTSRTTRSRTNMSSVKTPETVVPTAPELQISTSTDQPVTPKPTSRTTRSRTNMSSVKNPESTVPIAPELPPSTSTEQPVTPEPTSRATRGRKNRSSGKTPETLVPTAPKLEPSTSTDQPVTPEPTSQATRGRTNRSSVKTPETVVPTAPELQPSTSTDQPVTPEPTSQATRGRTDRSSVKTPETVVPTAPELQASASTDQPVTSEPTSRTTRGRKNRSSVKTPETVVPAAPELQPSTSTDQPVTPEPTSRATRGRTNRSSVKTPESIVPIAPELQPSTSRNQLVTPEPTSRATRCRTNRSSVKTPEPVVPTAPEPHPTTSTDQPVTPKLTSRATRRKTNRSSVKTPKPVEPAASDLEPFTPTDQSVTPEAIAQGGQSKTLRSSTVRAMPVPTTPEFQSPVTTDQPISPEPITQPSCIKRQRAAGNPGSLAAPIDHKPCSAPLEPKSQASRNQRWGAVRAAESLTAIPEPASPQLLETPIHASQIQKVEPAGRSRFTPELQPKASQSRKRSLATMDSPPHQKQPQRGEVSQKTVIIKEEEEDTAEKPGKEEDVVTPKPGKRKRDQAEEEPNRIPSRSLRRTKLNQESTAPKVLFTGVVDARGERAVLALGGSLAGSAAEASHLVTDRIRRTVKFLCALGRGIPILSLDWLHQSRKAGFFLPPDEYVVTDPEQEKNFGFSLQDALSRARERRLLEGYEIYVTPGVQPPPPQMGEIISCCGGTYLPSMPRSYKPQRVVITCPQDFPHCSIPLRVGLPLLSPEFLLTGVLKQEAKPEAFVLSPLEMSST
- the MDC1 gene encoding mediator of DNA damage checkpoint protein 1 isoform X8, translating into MGHPTFPTCQQFPSRVAYFQIMEDTQAIDWDVEEEEETEQSSESLRCNVEPVGRLHIFSGAHGPEKDFPLHLGKNVVGRMPDCSVALPFPSISKQHAEIEILAWDKAPILRDCGSLNGTQILRPPKVLSPGVSHRLRDQELILFADLLCQYHRLDVSLPFVSRGPLTVEETPRVQGETQPQRLLLAEDSEEEVDFLSERRMVKKSRTTSSSVIVPESDEEGHSPVLGGLGPPFAFNLNSDTDVEEGQQPATEEASSAARRGATVEAKQSEAEVVTEIQLEKDQPLVKERDNDTKVKRGAGNGVVPAGVILERSQPPGEDSDTDVDDDSRPPGRPAEVHLERAQPFGFIDSDTDAEEERIPATPVVIPMKKRKIFHGVGTRGPGAPGLAHLQESQAGSDTDVEEGKAPQAVPLEKSQASMVINSDTDDEEEVSAALTLAHLKESQPAIWNRDAEEDMPQRVVLLQRSQTTTERDSDTDVEEEELPVENREAVLKDHTKIRALVRAHSEKDQPPFGDSDDSVEADKSSPGIHLERSQASTTVDINTQVEKEVPPGSAIIHIKKHQVSVEGTNQTDVKAVGGPAKLLVVSLEEAWPLHGDCETDAEEGTSLTASVVADVRKSQLPAEGDAGAEWAAAVLKQERAHEVGAQGGPPVAQVEQDLPISRENLTDLVVDTDTLGESTQPQREGAQVPTGREREQHVGGTKDSEDNYGDSEDLDLQATQCFLENQGLEAVQSMEDEPTQAFMLTPPQELGPSHCSFQTTGLLNCKMPPAEKASRIRAAEKVSRGDQESPDACLPPTVPEAPAPPQKPLNSQSQKHLAPPPLLSPLLPSIKPTVRKTRQDGSQEAPEAPLSSELEPFHPKPKIRTRKSSRMTPFPATSAAPEPHPSTSTAQPVTPKPTSQATRSRTNRSSVKTPEPVVPTAPELQPSTSTDQPVTSEPTSQVTRGRKSRSSVKTPETVVPTALELQPSTSTDRPVTSEPTSQATRGRKNRSSVKTPEPVVPTAPELQPSTSTDQPVTSEPTYQATRGRKNRSSVKTPEPVVPTAPELRPSTSTDRPVTPKPTSRTTRSRTNMSSVKTPETVVPTAPELQISTSTDQPVTPKPTSRTTRSRTNMSSVKNPESTVPIAPELPPSTSTEQPVTPEPTSRATRGRKNRSSGKTPETLVPTAPKLEPSTSTDQPVTPEPTSQATRGRTNRSSVKTPETVVPTAPELQPSTSTDQPVTPEPTSQATRGRTDRSSVKTPETVVPTAPELQASASTDQPVTSEPTSRTTRGRKNRSSVKTPETVVPAAPELQPSTSTDQPVTPEPTSRATRGRTNRSSVKTPESIVPIAPELQPSTSRNQLVTPEPTSRATRCRTNRSSVKTPEPVVPTAPEPHPTTSTDQPVTPKLTSRATRRKTNRSSVKTPKPVEPAASDLEPFTPTDQSVTPEAIAQGGQSKTLRSSTVRAMPVPTTPEFQSPVTTDQPISPEPITQPSCIKRQRAAGNPGSLAAPIDHKPCSAPLEPKSQASRNQRWGAVRAAESLTAIPEPASPQLLETPIHASQIQKVEPAGRSRFTPELQPKASQSRKRSLATMDSPPHQKQPQRGEVSQKTVIIKEEEEDTAEKPGKEEDVVTPKPGKRKRDQAEEEPNRIPSRSLRRTKLNQESTAPKVLFTGVVDARGERAVLALGGSLAGSAAEASHLVTDRIRRTVKFLCALGRGIPILSLDWLHQSRKAGFFLPPDEYVVTDPEQEKNFGFSLQDALSRARERRLLEGYEIYVTPGVQPPPPQMGEIISCCGGTYLPSMPRSYKPQRVVITCPQDFPHCSIPLRVGLPLLSPEFLLTGVLKQEAKPEAFVLSPLEMSST